A genomic stretch from Chitinophaga lutea includes:
- a CDS encoding trans-sulfuration enzyme family protein produces the protein MDLSYIINELGEERDLYFNAIAPPIVQSSNFAFDTVAALRELLLDEYNGFLYSRGNNPTIDILRQKLAALDGAEDALVFGSGAAAIFTTVLSQLKKGDHVVCVRDPYSWARRLFENILPRFGVDTTFVDGTATAHFEAALQPNTALIYLESPNSLTFELQDVAAIAQLARSRGITTIIDNSYCTPLYQQAHVMGIDLCLQSATKFISGHSDTMAGVVTGTREKIRRIFASEFLNIGSGIAPFNAWLLLRGLRTLEIRLQRSAASTAKVVERLKRHPLIEKIFFPLDPDFPQYELATRQMKGAAGLLTIQLKADNRDQVELFCNSLQHFLMAVSWGGHESLAFPACASLKAEDFNVNEPKHRMVRLYIGLEDPGYLIADLEQALEKIGKA, from the coding sequence ATGGATTTATCTTATATAATTAATGAGCTGGGTGAAGAACGGGACCTCTATTTCAATGCGATCGCGCCCCCGATTGTGCAAAGCAGCAATTTTGCTTTCGACACGGTAGCGGCGCTCCGGGAGCTGCTGCTCGACGAGTACAATGGTTTTCTTTATTCCCGGGGCAACAACCCCACGATAGACATCCTCCGCCAGAAGCTGGCCGCGCTCGACGGCGCGGAAGACGCACTGGTGTTCGGCAGCGGGGCTGCGGCCATTTTCACGACCGTGCTGTCCCAGCTGAAAAAAGGCGACCATGTGGTGTGCGTGCGCGACCCCTACAGCTGGGCCAGGCGACTGTTTGAAAACATTTTACCCCGCTTCGGCGTAGACACCACTTTTGTAGACGGCACGGCCACCGCGCATTTCGAAGCCGCCCTGCAACCGAATACCGCGCTGATTTACCTGGAGTCGCCGAACTCGCTCACCTTTGAGCTACAGGACGTGGCCGCCATCGCGCAGCTGGCCCGCAGCCGGGGCATCACCACCATTATCGACAACAGTTACTGCACACCGCTATACCAGCAGGCGCATGTAATGGGCATCGACCTCTGCCTGCAGTCCGCCACCAAATTCATCAGCGGCCACAGCGACACCATGGCCGGTGTGGTGACCGGCACCCGGGAGAAGATCCGCCGCATTTTTGCGTCCGAATTCCTGAACATCGGCAGCGGCATCGCGCCTTTTAATGCCTGGCTGCTGCTGCGGGGCCTGCGCACCCTCGAAATCCGCCTGCAGCGCAGCGCCGCCAGCACCGCGAAGGTGGTGGAACGGCTAAAGCGGCATCCCCTTATCGAAAAAATATTCTTCCCCCTCGACCCGGACTTCCCGCAGTACGAACTGGCCACCCGCCAGATGAAAGGAGCGGCCGGCCTGCTCACCATCCAGCTGAAAGCGGATAACCGCGACCAGGTGGAACTGTTCTGCAATTCTCTTCAGCACTTCCTCATGGCGGTTTCCTGGGGCGGGCACGAATCGCTGGCCTTCCCCGCCTGCGCCTCCCTCAAAGCCGAAGATTTCAATGTGAACGAGCCGAAGCACCGGATGGTACGCCTGTACATCGGGCTCGAAGACCCCGGGTACCTGATAGCCGACCTGGAACAGGCGCTGGAAAAGATAGGGAAAGCATAA
- a CDS encoding APC family permease yields MSIKPKLGPFDLTMIVVGLVIGMGIFRTPISVARETGTPVLFYTVWVLGGLVTLCGALTYAEIGSRFPVAGGFYKVLSYGFHPAYSFMINWTLVISNAASVAAVCLVGAEYIGPVLLPETLQHEGGRKGIAIGAIVLLYIINMLGIRMSASWQNVLTVFKITLVLMLCLAAFTNHIAPAPLQAAAPVTHGWAYIFGAALVPVFFTYGGYQQTINFGSDVREPSKNMPKAIFLGITIILLLYITVNYSYVKVMGFEQLKQTDALAARMAGVFFGEYGFKITSVLLFLSVLGYANVNLMSNPRMYYAMAEDGVLPAVFKRVNGKTQVQETALTVFVVLIVGMLYFLSNFDNIIRYVMLFDSIGLASAAATIFILRKKTKHLDGTGIYKLKLYPLVPVFFITVYLFVTVNIFIKDPGQAFSGMFWFVAGLPIYFFMKRAVRPVGGVKE; encoded by the coding sequence ATGAGCATTAAACCGAAGCTGGGTCCCTTCGACCTTACCATGATAGTGGTTGGACTGGTGATTGGAATGGGAATTTTCAGAACGCCCATCAGCGTTGCCCGCGAAACGGGGACGCCTGTTCTGTTTTACACGGTGTGGGTACTGGGTGGACTGGTCACCCTTTGCGGCGCGCTCACCTACGCCGAGATCGGTTCGCGCTTCCCCGTGGCCGGCGGTTTTTACAAAGTACTATCCTACGGCTTCCATCCCGCCTATTCCTTCATGATCAACTGGACGCTCGTGATTTCAAACGCCGCGTCCGTGGCGGCGGTATGCCTTGTAGGCGCGGAATACATCGGTCCCGTGCTGCTGCCGGAAACGCTGCAGCATGAAGGCGGGCGCAAGGGCATCGCCATCGGCGCGATCGTTCTGCTGTACATCATCAATATGCTCGGCATCCGCATGAGCGCCAGCTGGCAGAACGTGCTCACGGTGTTCAAGATCACGCTCGTGCTGATGCTGTGCCTGGCTGCATTTACCAATCATATTGCGCCCGCGCCGCTGCAGGCGGCGGCGCCCGTCACGCATGGCTGGGCCTACATCTTCGGTGCGGCGCTCGTGCCCGTGTTCTTTACTTACGGCGGTTACCAGCAAACCATCAACTTCGGCAGCGATGTGCGGGAGCCGTCGAAGAACATGCCGAAAGCCATCTTCCTCGGCATCACCATCATTTTGCTGCTGTACATCACCGTGAATTATTCCTACGTGAAAGTGATGGGCTTCGAGCAGCTGAAACAAACCGATGCGCTGGCGGCCCGCATGGCCGGCGTTTTCTTCGGCGAATACGGGTTCAAGATCACTTCCGTGCTGCTCTTCCTTTCCGTGCTGGGCTATGCCAATGTGAACCTGATGAGCAACCCGCGCATGTATTACGCGATGGCGGAAGACGGTGTGTTGCCCGCGGTATTCAAACGGGTGAACGGAAAAACGCAGGTGCAGGAAACGGCGCTCACCGTGTTCGTGGTGCTGATCGTGGGCATGCTGTATTTCCTGAGCAACTTCGATAACATCATCCGGTATGTGATGCTGTTCGACTCCATCGGCCTTGCTTCCGCAGCCGCTACCATCTTCATCCTGCGCAAAAAAACAAAACACCTCGACGGCACGGGCATTTACAAACTGAAGCTGTACCCGCTGGTGCCGGTGTTTTTTATTACGGTATACCTCTTCGTGACGGTGAACATCTTCATCAAAGACCCCGGCCAGGCTTTCAGCGGCATGTTCTGGTTCGTGGCGGGCCTTCCCATCTACTTTTTCATGAAACGGGCGGTGCGGCCGGTTGGTGGCGTAAAAGAGTAG
- a CDS encoding TonB-dependent receptor plug domain-containing protein, with product MKTTNFPLLAIALMTAAPAFAQEQDSAGVSQLNTVVVTATKFAKKQSETGKVLTVITREQIERNVGRTVTDVLNEQAGIVINGAGSNPGKNKELYFRGATSQYTPILLDGIPVADATGLTGGAIDLRLLPIDAVERIEILRGTQSTLYGADAIAGIINIITKKGGNKPVGGFGNLSWGSNRSLKGTAGLQGKHENVDYNIAFTHFETDGISEAAPFDTVANPKFDRDGYKQNSFMANVGIQATEQLRFTPYILFSDYKSAYDGGSFQDNLTNNNKSNMVHTGIRSLYDLGKGKLYANFGYQKVTRHDESAWGTTDLDGRAYFGDLYGHYDINSWLQALVGVEYRKTELMDTTLTGTRTFGIGSQYNTSPYASLFIKNLRGFSFEAGGRYTLHSQFGNHFTYTLNPSYLVADKVKVFASIASGFKAPTLTSLYSRWGNPLLKPEKATSYEAGAQTSLLGDKLDLRVTGFKRDIKDVISYINYKYVNYNKQNDKGVEVEVTARPVKGLEIKAFYTYVDGAVTTQASVPGKDTSYNNLARRPAHTGSLNVGYRFSKFYVGTNIRHTGDRDDIYYAPGSFSGVPHPLKAYTIWDMYAEFRFNNAGRVFVNANNITNNRKYWEIYGYSVQGFTMQAGIAFQL from the coding sequence ATGAAAACAACCAACTTCCCGTTGCTGGCCATCGCACTCATGACCGCCGCACCGGCTTTCGCCCAGGAACAGGATTCCGCAGGCGTTTCCCAGCTCAACACGGTAGTGGTGACCGCCACCAAGTTCGCTAAAAAACAAAGTGAAACCGGTAAAGTGCTGACGGTGATCACCCGTGAACAAATCGAAAGGAATGTGGGCCGCACCGTTACCGATGTGCTCAACGAACAGGCCGGTATCGTTATCAACGGCGCCGGTTCCAATCCCGGTAAAAACAAGGAGCTCTACTTCCGGGGCGCCACTTCGCAATACACCCCCATTCTGCTTGACGGCATCCCGGTAGCTGATGCCACCGGCCTCACCGGCGGCGCGATCGACCTCCGCCTGCTGCCCATCGACGCGGTGGAACGCATCGAAATACTCCGCGGCACACAGTCGACCCTCTACGGCGCCGACGCCATCGCCGGCATCATCAACATCATCACCAAAAAAGGCGGCAACAAACCCGTGGGTGGTTTCGGTAACCTCTCCTGGGGCAGCAACCGTAGCCTGAAAGGTACGGCCGGCCTGCAGGGCAAACACGAAAATGTAGACTACAATATAGCCTTCACGCATTTTGAAACAGACGGCATCTCCGAAGCTGCGCCTTTCGACACGGTGGCCAACCCGAAGTTCGATCGCGACGGGTACAAGCAGAACAGCTTCATGGCCAACGTAGGCATCCAGGCTACCGAACAGCTCCGCTTCACGCCTTACATCCTTTTCTCGGATTATAAAAGCGCGTACGACGGCGGGTCGTTCCAGGACAACCTGACCAACAACAACAAATCCAACATGGTGCACACCGGCATCCGCAGCCTGTACGACCTCGGCAAAGGCAAATTGTATGCGAATTTCGGGTACCAGAAAGTGACGCGGCACGATGAATCGGCCTGGGGCACCACCGACCTCGACGGGCGCGCCTACTTCGGCGACCTGTACGGCCACTACGACATCAACAGCTGGCTGCAGGCGCTCGTGGGGGTGGAATACCGCAAAACGGAACTGATGGACACCACGCTGACCGGCACCCGCACATTCGGTATCGGCAGCCAGTACAACACCAGCCCGTATGCCTCCCTGTTCATCAAAAACCTCCGTGGTTTCAGCTTTGAAGCAGGTGGCCGTTACACCCTGCATTCCCAGTTCGGCAATCACTTTACCTACACCCTCAATCCCTCGTACCTGGTCGCGGACAAAGTGAAAGTTTTCGCCAGCATCGCTTCCGGGTTCAAAGCGCCCACATTGACTTCCCTGTACAGCAGGTGGGGCAACCCGCTGCTGAAGCCCGAAAAAGCGACCAGCTATGAGGCCGGTGCGCAAACCTCGCTGCTGGGTGACAAGCTCGACCTGCGGGTGACCGGTTTCAAACGGGACATCAAGGATGTGATTTCCTACATCAACTACAAATACGTGAACTATAATAAACAGAACGATAAAGGTGTGGAAGTGGAAGTAACCGCCCGTCCCGTGAAAGGCCTTGAAATCAAAGCGTTCTACACGTATGTGGACGGCGCAGTGACCACGCAGGCATCCGTTCCCGGTAAAGACACCTCGTACAACAACCTCGCGCGCCGGCCCGCACATACCGGCAGCCTGAATGTGGGTTACCGCTTCTCCAAATTTTATGTGGGCACCAATATCCGCCACACCGGCGACCGCGACGATATTTATTATGCGCCCGGCTCGTTCTCCGGCGTACCGCATCCGCTCAAGGCTTACACCATCTGGGACATGTATGCGGAGTTCCGTTTCAACAATGCCGGCCGCGTGTTCGTGAATGCCAACAACATCACCAACAACAGGAAATACTGGGAAATTTACGGATATTCGGTGCAGGGCTTCACCATGCAGGCCGGTATCGCATTTCAACTTTAA
- a CDS encoding DUF6580 family putative transport protein encodes MSVKNLQPRFFVLLLFIVVAGVLRVTAAGHLTPFSNFSPLGAMALFGGAYFADKWKSYVFPLAALFVSDVILMQTIYKQYAAGFMFDGWYWNYIAFAAVVLIGQLLIKKVRVVNIIAASVAGAIVYWLIADFGTWMNPTNIDLTTGLPYTKNWQGLMKCYAMGAPYIKNTLISNLVYSGIFFGLFEFMQHKIPALAVSK; translated from the coding sequence ATGTCTGTTAAAAACTTACAACCCCGCTTTTTCGTATTGCTGCTTTTCATCGTGGTGGCGGGCGTGTTGCGCGTAACGGCGGCGGGGCACCTTACACCTTTTTCCAACTTCTCTCCGCTGGGCGCCATGGCGCTGTTTGGCGGCGCCTATTTTGCGGATAAGTGGAAGAGCTACGTATTCCCGCTCGCAGCGCTGTTTGTGAGCGACGTTATCCTGATGCAGACGATTTACAAACAATATGCCGCCGGTTTTATGTTCGACGGATGGTACTGGAACTACATCGCGTTTGCGGCTGTGGTGCTCATCGGCCAGTTGCTGATCAAAAAGGTACGCGTGGTGAATATCATCGCCGCTTCCGTGGCCGGCGCCATCGTGTATTGGCTGATCGCCGATTTCGGCACCTGGATGAACCCGACCAACATCGACCTCACTACCGGGCTGCCATATACGAAAAACTGGCAGGGCCTGATGAAGTGTTACGCCATGGGCGCGCCCTACATCAAAAACACCCTGATCAGCAACCTCGTTTACAGCGGCATTTTCTTCGGGCTGTTCGAGTTTATGCAACACAAAATACCGGCGCTGGCCGTTTCAAAATAA
- a CDS encoding ABC transporter substrate-binding protein, with translation MIASSFLPAATQMIYDMGLQHLLDGITFECPPAALAEKQKVVRCVLEGKQYSSEEIDRIFSASKAQGKSLYYTDDEVLAAIAPDVIFTQDVCEVCQIDTHCTQQAVYKLPKQPELISLSPNNLEDVFNCAITIGKALGEEAAAYRYLAGLQGRLDAVVDTLRAHRAPLRRVMIMEWMAPVYNCGHWIPYQVAYAGGVDMLSNPAGDSIVTPWEKILRYDPEVLVIAPCGFLTGRSAEELHLLTRAPGWDQLQAVRNNEVHLADYDLFTQPSASTLVDGVEVLAHLFHPQIFGAPEALAHKFRPVETITAAR, from the coding sequence ATGATCGCATCTTCCTTTCTTCCCGCAGCCACGCAAATGATCTATGATATGGGCCTGCAGCACCTGCTCGACGGGATCACCTTCGAGTGTCCGCCCGCCGCACTGGCGGAAAAACAAAAAGTGGTGCGGTGCGTGCTGGAAGGAAAACAATACAGCAGCGAGGAGATCGACCGGATTTTTTCCGCCTCCAAAGCACAGGGCAAAAGCCTGTACTATACGGACGACGAGGTGCTGGCCGCCATTGCGCCGGACGTGATCTTTACGCAGGACGTATGCGAAGTGTGCCAGATCGATACGCACTGTACGCAGCAGGCCGTTTACAAACTGCCTAAACAGCCGGAGCTGATCAGCCTCAGCCCCAACAATCTCGAAGATGTTTTTAACTGCGCCATCACCATTGGCAAGGCGCTGGGCGAAGAAGCAGCCGCTTACCGCTACCTCGCCGGGTTACAGGGCCGCCTCGATGCCGTGGTGGATACATTGCGCGCCCACCGCGCCCCCCTTCGCCGCGTGATGATCATGGAATGGATGGCCCCCGTATACAATTGCGGCCACTGGATCCCATACCAGGTGGCCTATGCCGGGGGCGTAGACATGCTGTCCAATCCCGCCGGCGACTCCATTGTGACGCCCTGGGAAAAGATCCTCCGGTACGATCCAGAAGTGCTGGTGATAGCGCCCTGCGGCTTTCTGACCGGCCGTTCGGCCGAAGAACTGCACCTGCTCACCCGGGCGCCCGGCTGGGATCAGCTGCAGGCAGTACGCAACAACGAAGTGCACCTGGCCGATTACGACCTGTTCACACAACCCAGCGCCAGTACGCTGGTAGACGGCGTGGAAGTGCTCGCCCACCTGTTCCACCCGCAGATATTCGGCGCCCCCGAAGCCCTGGCGCATAAGTTCAGGCCCGTGGAAACCATTACTGCCGCCCGGTAA
- the cobC gene encoding alpha-ribazole phosphatase family protein, giving the protein MDIFLIRHTTPAVTYGTCYGFADLDLASTFAEEAGRVQGILPDKNFTVYASPLQRCSKLAAFLFGQTFRTDERLKEVNFGDWEMKTWDDIAVTTAKTWMADYLHEPVPNGESYTQLYNRSIAAFKELTASGKDTALVTHGGVIRSVLAYATGTPIEQSYDLRVEYGRAVHLHLNGNGLDVKGVNL; this is encoded by the coding sequence ATGGACATTTTTCTGATCAGGCATACCACGCCTGCTGTGACTTACGGAACCTGTTACGGATTTGCCGACCTGGACCTTGCATCGACCTTCGCTGAAGAAGCGGGCCGCGTGCAGGGAATTCTGCCCGATAAAAACTTTACGGTATACGCCAGCCCGCTGCAGCGCTGCAGTAAACTGGCCGCATTCCTTTTCGGCCAAACCTTCCGGACAGACGAGCGTTTGAAAGAAGTTAACTTTGGGGACTGGGAAATGAAAACATGGGACGACATCGCCGTGACCACCGCCAAAACCTGGATGGCCGACTACCTGCACGAGCCGGTGCCCAACGGGGAAAGTTACACCCAGCTCTACAACCGCAGCATTGCGGCCTTTAAAGAACTGACCGCGTCCGGGAAAGACACCGCGCTGGTGACCCACGGCGGCGTTATCCGCTCTGTGCTGGCATACGCCACCGGCACGCCCATCGAGCAGTCGTACGACCTGCGCGTGGAATACGGCCGGGCGGTACACCTTCACCTCAACGGCAACGGTCTGGACGTAAAGGGCGTCAACTTATAA
- a CDS encoding SusD/RagB family nutrient-binding outer membrane lipoprotein: protein MKFISLLIICAGIVCMMPACKKYSDLQGNPNKPTTSPPALLLTGILIDLKENPWDQAQRENQFWVSNFDYYASQGYNWSSTGMRYGVLRNIQKMEEEARRLGGDENEPYLILARFLKVWCYMDMTMKFGDVPLQEAMNAGNNNFTPKYDAQKEIFVNCLKQLDTTALNMNTFLGAAVRNKVSGDFMFDGDLNKWRKLINAFRLRVLINMSKKAGEIDLKVKEQFAAIVGAPATYPLPESNADNYSVVFNGNIQENRYPTGPYNRGFDRARNNMGATYLDSLTAYRDPRTFEVAEPVDTAKTNNVPGFEKRFSSYKGGRTGDVLSNLSSQNAKGYLSYGNEKRYWATGNGEPCIQLGYAEVCFTIAEAVNRGWIAGDADSWYKKGIKASMNFYGIADDVFTSWLAATPAAQYKGNNAEGLKQILLQKYLAFFMNSGRQAYYQYRRTGHPVFDIGPSNANGDRIPKRWLYPQREYQTNNEQVKAALQRQFGGTDDVNGEMWLIK, encoded by the coding sequence ATGAAATTCATTTCTTTGCTTATCATATGCGCAGGCATCGTATGCATGATGCCGGCCTGTAAAAAATACAGCGACCTGCAGGGCAACCCCAACAAACCGACCACGTCGCCGCCGGCGCTGTTGCTCACGGGCATCCTGATCGATCTGAAAGAAAATCCCTGGGACCAGGCACAACGGGAAAACCAGTTCTGGGTGTCGAACTTCGATTATTATGCATCGCAGGGTTACAACTGGTCGTCGACCGGGATGCGCTACGGCGTGCTGCGCAACATCCAGAAAATGGAAGAAGAGGCCAGAAGGCTGGGCGGCGATGAAAACGAGCCGTACCTGATCCTCGCCCGCTTCCTGAAAGTGTGGTGCTATATGGACATGACCATGAAGTTCGGCGACGTGCCGCTGCAGGAAGCCATGAATGCCGGCAACAACAACTTCACGCCGAAGTACGATGCACAGAAAGAGATCTTCGTGAACTGCCTCAAACAGCTGGATACCACGGCGCTGAACATGAACACTTTTTTAGGTGCGGCGGTGCGTAATAAAGTCAGCGGCGACTTCATGTTCGACGGCGATCTGAATAAATGGCGCAAGCTGATCAACGCCTTCCGGCTTCGTGTGCTGATCAACATGAGTAAAAAAGCGGGGGAAATCGATCTGAAAGTGAAAGAGCAATTCGCCGCCATCGTAGGCGCTCCGGCCACTTACCCGCTGCCGGAAAGCAATGCGGACAACTACAGCGTGGTGTTCAACGGGAATATACAGGAGAACCGTTATCCCACCGGCCCATACAACCGCGGCTTCGACAGGGCGCGCAACAACATGGGCGCTACCTATCTCGATTCGCTGACCGCCTACCGCGACCCGCGCACGTTTGAAGTGGCGGAACCGGTAGACACGGCCAAAACCAATAATGTTCCCGGTTTCGAAAAGCGTTTTTCATCATACAAAGGCGGCCGTACCGGCGATGTACTGAGCAACCTGTCCTCGCAAAACGCCAAAGGTTATTTATCTTACGGCAATGAAAAACGTTACTGGGCAACCGGCAACGGCGAGCCCTGCATTCAGCTTGGGTACGCTGAAGTATGCTTTACCATTGCGGAAGCCGTTAACCGTGGTTGGATAGCGGGTGATGCGGACAGTTGGTATAAAAAAGGCATCAAGGCATCGATGAATTTCTACGGTATTGCCGATGATGTGTTCACCAGCTGGCTGGCAGCCACACCGGCAGCACAATACAAGGGGAACAATGCGGAAGGGCTGAAACAGATCCTGCTGCAGAAATACCTGGCCTTTTTCATGAACTCGGGGCGGCAGGCCTATTACCAGTACCGCCGCACCGGTCATCCCGTTTTCGATATCGGCCCCAGTAACGCCAATGGCGACCGTATCCCGAAACGCTGGCTGTACCCTCAACGGGAATACCAGACGAATAACGAGCAGGTGAAAGCCGCGCTGCAAAGGCAGTTCGGCGGAACAGACGATGTCAATGGCGAGATGTGGCTGATCAAATAA